In Triticum aestivum cultivar Chinese Spring chromosome 5B, IWGSC CS RefSeq v2.1, whole genome shotgun sequence, the following proteins share a genomic window:
- the LOC123117902 gene encoding uncharacterized protein, which yields MNRMAKCRLLLFLLLALLLPEARAASCHPDDLRALQGFAGNLSRGGVLLRAAWSGTMCCGWDGVGCDGATGRVTALRLPGRGLVGPIPGASLAGLARLEELDLGYNGLHNISGAITVLRGCQNLTTLILTRNFGGEELLGDTLVGEVPKSSKGLNTTRCSPDNDLTNMSLYLKRSGRSRHRRQHKHAPNVIAGTNNIVRSGSNNVLARNDNTIIFGNDNAVSGSYQVVYGNNHVVTGDNHVVSGSNHAASGSYHVVIGKHNIVSGTHNDVGGSKNIVSGSKNVVSGSHNTVSGKNHFVSGHNKVIT from the coding sequence ATGAATCGCATGGCTAAATGCCGCCTTCTGCTCTTCCTCCTCTTGGCTCTTCTCTTGCCCGAGGCGCGTGCGGCTTCGTGCCACCCTGACGACCTCCGCGCGCTGCAGGGCTTCGCCGGGAACCTTAGTAGGGGTGGAGTCCTCCTCCGCGCCGCATGGTCCGGCACCATGTGTTGTGGGTGGGATGGCGTGGGCTGTGACGGTGCCACCGGCCGTGTCACGGCGTTGCGCCTCCCTGGGCGCGGCCTTGTGGGGCCCATCCCAGGAGCCTCCCTCGCGGGCCTTGCACGGCTGGAGGAGCTTGACCTCGGCTACAACGGCTTGCACAACATCTCAGGGGCAATCACCGTGTTGCGTGGGTGCCAGAACCTCACCACGCTGATCCTCACTAGGAATTTCGGCGGGGAGGAGCTACTCGGCGATACATTGGTTGGCGAGGTACCCAAGAGTTCTAAGGGCCTCAACACTACTAGATGTTCACCGGACAATGATCTCACTAACATGTCATTGTATCTGAAACGTAGCGGAAGAAGTAGACATCGCCGACAACATAAGCATGCCCCAAATGTCATAGCTGGGACCAACAACATTGTTAGATCTGGTAGCAACAACGTTCTGGCTAGGAATGACAACACTATAATATTTGGGAATGACAACGCCGTATCTGGGAGCTACCAGGTCGTATATGGAAATAACCATGTCGTAACTGGGGATAATCATGTCGTATCTGGGAGCAACCATGCCGCATCTGGGAGCTACCATGTCGTGATTGGGAAACACAATATTGTATCCGGGACTCACAATGACGTAGGTGGGAGCAAAAATATCGTATCTGGTAGTAAAAATGTTGTATCTGGGAGCCATAATACCGTATCCGGGAAGAACCATTTCGTATCTGGGCACAACAAAGTCATAACCTGA